The Terriglobales bacterium region GAATGCACCCTCGCCATTGAAGGGATCAATTCGTTCACCGAACGATCCGGTCACCATTCCTTCGACCGGCCACAAATTCGGGGCCTCAGCCATTCGCATCCAGTCGGCTGTGGTTGCATTCTTCACCAGAGGAGAGCTGAGTGCAATGGATGTAACTCCCGTCAACGCAGAAGTGCGCAGAGCATAAAGCTGATCCAGAGAACTGTTGACCTGCTGGTGATTCAAAGAACCGGAAATGGCATTATCCAGAATGGGATCTGACTTAAGGCCGTACAAGGAAGAAACTTCGCTTGCCAGCGACCCTAGCGATGCCACCTGCGTATCTTTTTCCTGCGCTACCTGCTCCAACTGGTTATAGCGGTTGGCAATAATTTCCTTTTCCGTCCGTAGCTGATTGAAGCGCGCCACCTTGGTCAGCATGCGGGTATAGGAGCCGGCGATGCCCGTAATGGTAAACATCCCAATCAGGGCGCCGGCAAGAAATACATATAAGTAATGAATAGGAATGGGAATTTTGCGGATCTGCCCTTCGGCATCGCGGCAAACAAAAAAGATGTAGTAGCGCTTCCGCAAAATATAAATCCCTCCGCCCACTCTGGGGCGAGTGCTGTTTAATACCTACTGCGGTTGACCCACTGTTGGGTTACCGATTCAATGCTCCCTGGTTTTGAGCATTGAGGAAACTATCGGTGACGGTCTGTAAACCATCCAGGGGTCGTTGCGACAGAACCTATTATGGAAAACGGCCCCCTAAAGCTAACAAAGCGGTGGGGCCGTGTCAATTCATTCCATTAACAAGATAGTTACATCAGTCGCATTGACACCTTTGGTGAGGTGGCCCATAGGGAGGTGGCCTTTGGTAACAAAATATCGTTTCTCGCAGCCTGCTCTGAGTTGGTTCTGAGATGAATATCGTGCTGTTAAGTCTTGTATATTGAATCAAATGCCATTATCGGAGCTATTGCTGATTGAAAAAATCCGGGCTTTAGCGCGCCAGACTTCGGGCAGGCATCGGGGGGCAAAAGACGCTCTGGGGGCTATCCGCATCGGCATAGGAGACGATTGCGCTGTATTGGCTGGATCGAAAACCCACGACCTGCTGGTCACCACTGATCTGTGCATTCAAGATGTACACTTCCGGCTTGACTGGCATCCCGCCGAGTCGGTGGGCCATCGCTGCCTGACACGAGGGCTGAGTGATATTGCCGCCATGGGCGGAGAGCCAACCGCGGCATTTCTCTCGTTGAGTATGCCGGCTCGTCTCCCTCAGAAATGGGTGGATGGATTTTTTAAGGGCTTTCAGCGATTGGCAACGCGATTTGGTGTCGCGTTAGCAGGAGGGGATATCGCCACCAGTCCCCAGGGCATTTCTGCAGATATCGTTGTGCTGGGCCGAGTGCCAAAAGGTAAAGCTATCTTACGTTCCGGAGCGCGTCCGGGCGATTTGATCTATGTAACCGGAACTTTGGGCCGTTCGACGGAGGCGCTTGCTGGATTCAAGCTCGGGCAGCGACGCTCGCCATCCGTCACTTCCACTCATTACCTTCCTCAACCCCGCCTCAAAGCAGGCCAATGGCTGCAACATCAAGACGCGGCAACTGCAATGATTGATATCAGTGACGGGCTTTCGACTGATATGGCGCATATTTGCACTGAGAGCCGAGTGTCCGCATTATTGCTTCGCGAAGCCATTCCGTTCGATCGCTCTCGCAAACGCAGTTTTGGAGAACGCCTCGAAGAAGATACGCGCAGGTATGTTTTTGCCCTGCATGGCGGGGATGACTACGAACTGCTCTTCACCGCGCCCCGCAGAAAAAAACTCCCGCACACGCTCGGGGGAACGCGAATCACCAA contains the following coding sequences:
- the thiL gene encoding thiamine-phosphate kinase, with the protein product MPLSELLLIEKIRALARQTSGRHRGAKDALGAIRIGIGDDCAVLAGSKTHDLLVTTDLCIQDVHFRLDWHPAESVGHRCLTRGLSDIAAMGGEPTAAFLSLSMPARLPQKWVDGFFKGFQRLATRFGVALAGGDIATSPQGISADIVVLGRVPKGKAILRSGARPGDLIYVTGTLGRSTEALAGFKLGQRRSPSVTSTHYLPQPRLKAGQWLQHQDAATAMIDISDGLSTDMAHICTESRVSALLLREAIPFDRSRKRSFGERLEEDTRRYVFALHGGDDYELLFTAPRRKKLPHTLGGTRITNIGEITAPKKGAAPITIVHGDGRVEPLDVRGWEHFPSSAMGDK
- a CDS encoding M23 family metallopeptidase, with the protein product MRKRYYIFFVCRDAEGQIRKIPIPIHYLYVFLAGALIGMFTITGIAGSYTRMLTKVARFNQLRTEKEIIANRYNQLEQVAQEKDTQVASLGSLASEVSSLYGLKSDPILDNAISGSLNHQQVNSSLDQLYALRTSALTGVTSIALSSPLVKNATTADWMRMAEAPNLWPVEGMVTGSFGERIDPFNGEGAFHSGIDISSSYGHPVIAPADGVVTMAEEVGGYGRLIQIDHHHGISTRYGHLSAFAVIAGQHVQRGDVIGYVGLTGRSTGPHLHYEVRINNTPVNPYKYLRTTLAQAVVLAAGS